The Hymenobacter oligotrophus genome has a window encoding:
- a CDS encoding VOC family protein, whose product MHLRALHLLAPDLLLQQRFYSEVLGLPTALPNPHVLVVHLGLSQLVFRQATPGSAPFYHFAIAVPHNLLREAHAWLAPRTPVLPFVHGEAIADFPNWRAQAFYFHDPAGNILEFIARFEVPNAAAGPFGAAQLLGLSEAGMATPNVPALAAELTAHHGIPDFFRGPKLPTFAALGTDDGLLILTQQGRGWLPTGRPAERHWLRIEGEHAGRSFVIEDTPGT is encoded by the coding sequence TCTGCACCTGCTTGCCCCCGATTTGCTGCTTCAGCAACGCTTCTACAGCGAGGTGCTGGGCTTGCCCACGGCACTGCCCAATCCCCATGTGCTGGTGGTGCACCTAGGGCTTTCGCAGCTGGTGTTCCGGCAGGCCACGCCGGGTAGCGCGCCCTTCTACCATTTTGCCATAGCGGTGCCCCACAACCTGCTCCGGGAGGCGCACGCTTGGCTGGCGCCCCGCACGCCGGTGCTGCCGTTTGTGCACGGCGAGGCCATAGCCGATTTTCCAAACTGGCGTGCCCAAGCGTTTTACTTCCACGACCCCGCAGGCAACATCCTCGAATTCATCGCCCGCTTCGAGGTGCCCAATGCGGCTGCCGGCCCCTTTGGCGCGGCGCAACTGCTGGGCCTCAGCGAGGCCGGTATGGCTACGCCCAACGTGCCCGCCCTCGCCGCCGAGCTAACCGCCCACCACGGCATTCCCGATTTTTTTCGGGGCCCCAAGTTGCCAACCTTCGCCGCCTTGGGCACCGACGACGGCCTGCTTATCCTGACGCAGCAGGGCCGCGGCTGGCTGCCCACCGGCCGCCCCGCCGAGCGGCACTGGCTGCGCATCGAAGGCGAGCACGCCGGCCGCTCCTTTGTAATTGAAGACACCCCGGGCACTTAG
- a CDS encoding T9SS-dependent choice-of-anchor J family protein, whose amino-acid sequence MLTFASKHAWAQVTPVALTTGTYSQNFDGLANSGTTNDKTTLPQGWDFVEANAGTGTGANNQFTADNGAANGGNTYSYGATGTTDRALGSLQSSSLVSTLGGAFVNNTGAEINSLTITYTGETWRIGGNNRQDKLEFSYSTDATSLSTGTWNKVTELDYANASSPTTNTAGVSSPIHTATLTRTITDLKIAPGASFWIRWNDLNAAGSDDGTAIDDFSLTWTNTAANSPALTVSATAFAFTGQTVSTTSAAQSYTVTAANLTTDVTVTATGPFQVSKDNTTFASTLTLTPAELGSAQTLYVRFAPTAGGPATGSISHNTTGVPARTVALTGTGVDPNRLTFNFQACGTSGLPDGWTQFSVAGAQTWACTNFGRLATDPRGSAPSGVQISGFASSTNNVNEDWLISPALNTSSFNFPLLSFWSRSAFAGAPLQLRVSTNYSGTGDPNAAGVTWTALNGDFPRSASDVWTQTANVDLSAYKGTNVYVAFVYTSTATASSRWTLDDIEVVNSNTAAPVVVRAMPGRLNFNYTAPSAEKTQALQLSARNLGGDVTITSSNAAFTVSKNGAAGPFTSTVTLTRAEVQTTPNELMVQFKPTAANTNYTGNLSIATPGATAISVPVFGDSYMPNATLDVVNWNIEWFGATGNGPSNEAQQEANAKKVLTDLNADVYGLAEIVDTAKLGAIVRQLPGGYRYSVSTGVSGSFNSSQKLVFVYRTATFANATFTTMSTCTSCADPNAWASNWSSGRVPYLMEADVKLLNGQTRRVALVLVHAKANENDGGDSYNRRKGGADALKAELDARFASSNVAILGDFNDDLDVTIANVPNVTASSYQAFVLDAAQYSALTLPLSQGGLQSTTSYGDVIDHVVVSNELNTFYLEGSASIRTDIAATVTDFANSTSDHYPVQTRFNLGANVVTSGKAGVAAAKLGLYPNPVSKSVRVEVPERGQNLQLQVLTADGRVAISAKGSLEQLNQQLNQKVGNLNAGMYTVRIVGEQQTYVERFVKQ is encoded by the coding sequence ATGCTAACGTTTGCTTCGAAGCACGCGTGGGCGCAGGTAACCCCAGTTGCGCTGACCACCGGCACCTACTCGCAGAACTTCGACGGCCTGGCCAACTCGGGCACAACCAACGACAAAACCACCCTGCCGCAGGGTTGGGATTTTGTAGAGGCCAATGCAGGCACCGGCACCGGCGCTAACAACCAGTTTACGGCCGATAACGGCGCAGCCAACGGCGGCAACACTTACAGCTACGGCGCCACCGGCACTACCGACCGCGCCCTCGGCTCGTTGCAAAGCAGCAGTTTGGTATCCACCTTAGGTGGTGCTTTCGTCAACAACACCGGCGCCGAAATCAACAGCCTCACCATTACGTACACGGGCGAAACGTGGCGTATCGGCGGTAACAACCGCCAGGACAAGCTGGAGTTTTCGTACAGCACCGACGCTACCAGCCTTAGCACCGGCACCTGGAACAAGGTAACCGAGCTGGATTACGCCAACGCCAGCTCCCCTACAACCAACACCGCCGGTGTAAGCTCGCCCATCCACACGGCTACGCTCACGCGCACGATTACCGACCTGAAAATCGCGCCCGGTGCTAGCTTCTGGATTCGCTGGAACGACCTGAATGCGGCCGGCTCCGACGATGGCACCGCCATCGACGACTTTTCGCTGACCTGGACCAACACGGCTGCTAACAGCCCTGCCCTCACGGTTTCGGCAACTGCGTTTGCCTTTACCGGGCAAACCGTTAGCACCACCTCGGCGGCGCAGAGCTACACCGTAACGGCCGCCAACCTCACGACGGACGTTACCGTGACGGCCACCGGGCCTTTCCAGGTGTCGAAAGACAACACGACGTTTGCTAGCACCTTGACGCTCACGCCGGCCGAGCTCGGCAGCGCGCAAACGCTGTACGTGCGCTTTGCCCCCACGGCCGGCGGCCCGGCTACTGGCAGCATCTCGCACAACACCACGGGCGTGCCTGCCCGCACCGTCGCTCTCACGGGTACGGGCGTCGACCCCAACCGCTTGACGTTTAACTTTCAGGCGTGCGGTACCTCTGGCCTCCCCGATGGCTGGACGCAGTTCAGCGTAGCAGGTGCCCAAACCTGGGCGTGCACCAACTTCGGCCGTCTCGCCACCGACCCCCGAGGCAGCGCGCCCAGCGGCGTGCAAATCAGTGGCTTTGCCAGCAGCACCAACAACGTTAACGAGGACTGGCTGATTTCTCCGGCTCTGAACACATCCTCGTTCAACTTCCCGCTGCTCTCGTTCTGGTCGCGCTCGGCGTTTGCTGGCGCTCCGCTGCAACTCCGCGTATCAACCAACTACTCCGGCACGGGCGACCCGAACGCCGCCGGTGTAACCTGGACGGCGCTCAACGGCGACTTCCCCCGGTCGGCCTCCGATGTGTGGACGCAAACTGCCAACGTTGACCTGAGCGCTTACAAAGGCACGAACGTTTACGTGGCCTTCGTATATACCTCGACGGCCACGGCTTCGTCGCGCTGGACGCTCGACGACATAGAAGTAGTTAACTCCAACACGGCTGCTCCGGTGGTGGTGCGCGCCATGCCCGGCCGCCTCAACTTCAACTACACCGCGCCGAGCGCCGAAAAAACGCAGGCCCTGCAGCTTTCGGCCCGCAACCTGGGCGGCGATGTTACCATTACTTCGTCGAACGCAGCTTTCACCGTGTCGAAGAACGGCGCTGCCGGTCCGTTTACCAGCACCGTGACCCTAACGCGCGCCGAGGTGCAAACCACCCCGAACGAGTTAATGGTGCAGTTTAAGCCCACCGCCGCCAACACCAACTACACGGGCAACCTGAGCATTGCCACGCCCGGTGCCACAGCCATTTCGGTGCCGGTGTTCGGCGACTCGTACATGCCCAATGCTACGCTCGACGTGGTAAACTGGAACATTGAGTGGTTTGGCGCTACCGGCAACGGCCCCTCCAACGAAGCCCAGCAGGAAGCCAACGCCAAAAAAGTGCTGACCGACCTAAACGCCGACGTGTACGGCCTGGCCGAAATCGTAGACACGGCCAAGCTGGGCGCCATTGTGCGCCAGTTGCCGGGCGGCTACCGCTACAGCGTTTCTACGGGCGTTTCGGGCTCGTTTAACTCGTCGCAAAAGCTGGTGTTCGTGTACCGCACGGCCACCTTCGCCAACGCCACCTTCACGACGATGAGCACCTGCACCAGCTGCGCCGACCCCAACGCCTGGGCAAGCAACTGGTCGTCGGGCCGTGTGCCGTACCTGATGGAGGCCGACGTGAAGCTGCTAAACGGCCAGACGCGCCGCGTAGCGCTGGTGCTGGTGCACGCCAAAGCCAACGAAAACGACGGCGGTGATTCGTACAACCGCCGCAAGGGCGGTGCCGACGCCCTGAAAGCCGAACTGGACGCCCGCTTTGCCTCGAGCAACGTGGCCATTCTGGGCGACTTCAACGACGATCTGGACGTGACCATTGCCAACGTGCCCAACGTAACGGCTTCGTCGTACCAGGCATTTGTGCTCGACGCTGCGCAGTATTCGGCCCTAACCCTGCCCCTAAGCCAGGGCGGCCTGCAGTCTACCACGAGCTACGGCGACGTAATTGACCACGTGGTGGTATCGAACGAGCTGAACACCTTCTACCTCGAAGGCTCGGCCAGCATTCGTACCGACATTGCCGCCACCGTTACCGATTTCGCTAACTCCACCTCCGACCACTACCCCGTTCAAACCCGCTTCAACCTAGGTGCCAACGTGGTTACGAGCGGCAAGGCGGGCGTAGCGGCAGCCAAACTAGGCTTGTACCCCAACCCGGTGAGCAAATCGGTGCGTGTGGAAGTGCCCGAGCGCGGCCAAAACTTGCAGCTGCAGGTGCTCACGGCCGATGGCCGGGTAGCCATCAGCGCCAAAGGCTCGCTGGAGCAGCTGAATCAGCAACTAAACCAGAAAGTGGGCAACCTGAACGCCGGCATGTACACCGTACGCATCGTGGGCGAACAGCAAACCTATGTGGAGCGCTTCGTGAAGCAATAA